Proteins from one Mesoplodon densirostris isolate mMesDen1 chromosome 1, mMesDen1 primary haplotype, whole genome shotgun sequence genomic window:
- the DUSP13B gene encoding dual specificity protein phosphatase 13B, with product MGLPQPRLPPPALPAGPAAAGCRPELRGQNWSLLPATGLCHFATLARALLVLLEALAQVGTQKMVRDQCAVRPRACNSMRFLLLPAPPLSHCLQFSQKQHQACRDRRLEAGSKKCPSEKTSAWARYPHRMDSLQKQDLRRPKIHRAVRVPPYQPPTLASLQRLLWVRRAAVLSHINEVWPNLFLGDAYAARDKNNLTQLGITHIVNVAAGKFQVDTGAKFYRGMPLEYYGIEADDNPFFDLSVYFLPVARYIQSALSIPQGRVLVHCAMGVSRSATVVLAFLMICKNMTLVEAIQTVQAHRDICPNSGFLRQLQVLDNRLGQETGQL from the exons ATGGGTCTTCCCCAACCGAGGCTTCCTCCACCAGCTCTGCCGGCTGGACCAGCAGCTGCGGGGTGCAGGCCGGAGCTGAGGGGCCAG AACTGGTCCTTACTCCCTGCCACAGGGCTCTGCCACTTTGCCACCCTGGCGCGGGCCCTGCTGGTGCTGCTGGAGGCTCTGGCCCAGGTGGGTACCCAGAAGATGGTAAGAGACCAGTGTGCGGTCCGCCCTAGAGCCTGCAACTCCATGCGCTTCCTCCTGCTGCCGGCACCCCCTCTCAGCCACTGTCTCCAGTTCTCACAG aaacagcatCAAGCGTGCAGAGACAGGCGGCTGGAAGCCGGGAGCAAAAAGTGCCCGTCAGAGAAGACCTCAGCCTGGGCCAGATACCCCCACAG GATGGACTCACTGCAGAAACAGGACctccggaggcccaagatccacAGGGCAGTCCGGGTGCCCCCCTACCAGCCACCCACGCTGGCCTCACTGCAGCGCTTGCTGTGGGTCCGTCGGGCTGCTGTGCTGAGCCACATCAACGAAGTCTGGCCCAACCTCTTCCTGGGAGATGC GTACGCAGCCCGGGACAAGAACAACCTGACCCAGCTGGGTATCACCCACATCGTGAATGTCGCCGCAGGCAAGTTTCAGGTGGACACAGGTGCCAAGTTCTACCGTGGAATGCCCTTGGAGTACTATGGCATTGAGGCTGATGACAACCCCTTCTTCGACCTCAGTGTCTATTTTCTGCCCGTTGCTCGATACATCCAAAGTGCCCTCAGCATTCCCCAAG GCCGCGTGCTGGTACACTGTGCTATGGGGGTGAGCCGCTCTGCCACGGTTGTCCTGGCCTTCCTCATGATCTGCAAGAACATGACGCTGGTGGAGGCCATCCAGACAGTGCAGGCGCACCGGGATATCTGCCCCAACTCAGGCTTCCTCCGGCAGCTCCAGGTTCTGGACAACCGACTGGGGCAGGAGACGGGGCAGCTGTGA